In a single window of the Balearica regulorum gibbericeps isolate bBalReg1 chromosome 7, bBalReg1.pri, whole genome shotgun sequence genome:
- the NSMCE4A gene encoding non-structural maintenance of chromosomes element 4 homolog A, which produces MSEASGSGDLSSSWSSGAELPSTSRNGAVPQRTPPRLSSCPPASEDEGEEPEAAGERPRQPEGAGDERSRRMIRNQYRELIYNVQQNREDMLSAKSNRLTEALEEANKLFSGVFCAREAVLDAQFLVLASNLGKEKANELHSEMTAFDSLAFAEDLLTFMGINRIEVEDNDSDSEGISGGYLPSNAWQKLGEETEKYFRRAPSFHYMLGSFKSDPPVPRQRIERQKKATGGEEKRAMPAQLKKMEESHQEATEKEVERILGLLQTHFKNDPDTPISFFDLVIDPNSFARTVENIFHVSFIIRDGFARLKLDDDKLPIIEPSKDNEGREDDRGAGARNQVVLSLSHQEWKEIVETYEITEPMISPPCQRNEDEMEIP; this is translated from the exons ATGTCGGAGGCGAGTGGAAGCGGTGATCTGTCCTCTTCGTGGAGCTCGGGCGCGGAGCTGCCGTCCACCTCACGCAACGGCGCCGTGCCTCAGCGCACGCCGCCGCGGCTGTCGAGCTGCCCGCCGGCCTCCGAGGACGAGGGAGAGGAGCCGGAGGCGGCCGGCGAGAGGCCCAGGCAGCCGGAGGGCGCCGGCGATGAGCGCAGCAGGAGGATGATCCGGAACCAGTACCGGGAGCTCATCTACAACGTGCAGC AAAATCGTGAGGATATGCTGAGTGCAAAAAGCAACAGACTGACAGAAGCTTTGGAAGAAGCCAATAAACTGTTTAGTGGAG tTTTCTGTGCACGAGAGGCTGTGCTGGATGCCCAATTTCTTGTCTTAGCATCAAATCTAGGCAAGGAGAAGGCCAATGAGTTGCACTCTGAGATGACAGCATTTGATTCACTAGCATTTGCAGAAGACTTG ctaACCTTCATGGGTATAAATCGCATAGAAGTAGAAGATAATGATAGTGATTCTGAGGGCATCTCAGGTGGCTATTTGCCTAGTAATGCCTGGCAGAAACtgggagaagaaacagagaagtatTTCAGAAGAGCACCTTCTTTTCACTATAT GTTGGGATCTTTCAAGTCTGATCCTCCTGTACCAAGGCAACGGattgagaggcagaaaaaggctacaggaggagaagaaaaacgGGCAATGCCTGCTCAG ttaaaaaaaatggaggagtCTCACCAGGAAGCTACAGAGAAGGAAGTAGAGAGGATTTTGGGATTATTgcaaactcattttaaaaatgatc CTGATACCCCTATTTCCTTCTTTGACCTTGTGATTGATCCAAACTCTTTTGCACGCACTGTGGAAAATATCTTTCATGTGTCCTTCATTATAAGG GATGGCTTTGCAAGATTAAAGCTGGATGACGATAAATTGCCAATAATAG AGCCTTCAAAAGATAACGAGGGAAGGGAGGATGACCGTGGTGCTGGAGCACGGAACCAGGTTGTCTTATCTCTGAGCCATCAAGAATGGAAG GAGATCGTAGAAACATATGAAATAACAGAACCCATGATCAGCCCTCCTtgtcaaagaaatgaagatgaaatggAGATACCTTAA